The following proteins are encoded in a genomic region of Dioscorea cayenensis subsp. rotundata cultivar TDr96_F1 chromosome 8, TDr96_F1_v2_PseudoChromosome.rev07_lg8_w22 25.fasta, whole genome shotgun sequence:
- the LOC120267267 gene encoding probable pyridoxal 5'-phosphate synthase subunit PDX1, giving the protein MPEVRIGYFVEVLILETIDVDYFYESEVITLVDDEHIKKPNFYVPFVCGYQGPPQRLQGANTQQRRGRHRQCCRGFRSARGQIQSLHNMDDGEVFAYAKKRMTARR; this is encoded by the coding sequence ATGCCTGAGGTTCGTATTGGCTACTTCGTCGAAGTTCTCATTCTCGAGACCATTGATGTTGACTACTTCTACGAGTCCGAGGTCATCACCCTTGTCGACGATGAACACATCAAGAAGCCCAACTTCTACGTTCCCTTCGTCTGTGGCTACCAAGGCCCTCCACAACGTCTGCAAGGTGCCAATACGCAACAAAGGCGAGGCCGGCACCGGCAATGTTGTAGAGGTTTTCGCTCAGCCAGGGGTCAGATTCAATCTCTCCACAACATGGATGATGGTGAGGTTTTCGCATATGCCAAGAAGAGAATGACAGCGAGGAGATAA